The Vibrio agarivorans genome contains the following window.
CCTGTTGACGCGGCGCTCCTAGCTCTTGTAAATCAGCATGATCTAGCGCAGCATCAACATCTTGTGCACAGAACTGACCGAGATTGAATGAACCTTCACAACCAAAGTCACTTTGCATGTAAGCCACTGGGTCACCCGAATCAAGCACCGTTGCGCGTGACAAAATGAAGGCATCGAAACGACCGGCCAATGCATCATTTTCAATTTGTGCGTATTCGCGAATATCAAGTTCTACTTCAAAACCAACAGCTTCAAGTTGTTGCTTAAGCAGCGCAGCAACTTCCGACAACTCTGCACGGTCAGTAAACGTGCCAATCACGATCTTCTCACCAGAAGCCTTTAACCCCTCTTCAATTGGAGCACGCTCAGAGCGTAATGGGCTTGCCCACGGCAAGGCTGGACCCAGTAGACCGTTTGCGACATCGGCATGGTTTTCATAGACCGTTTCTACAATCTGCTTACGATCAACCGCCGCCGCTGCTGTTTTGCGCATCTCTAGTTTGCTAAACACTTCTGACTGGTTGTTCAGGTATAGCGTATTGGTGCGCGGCATTGAAACTTCATGTAATAACTCACTATCAATCATCGCAATTTGAGAAATAGGCACAGCTTCAACGACATCCGCTTCGCCAGTTCGCAGCGCAGCAGCGCGCGCAAAACCATCGGGAACGTAATCCGCAATAATCGTCTCTACTTTTGCTTTTTCACCCCAGTACGCATCGAAACGCTGAAGCGTCGCACTCGTAGCACCTTGAATTTCGGTTAAAACAAACGGGCCCGTACCCACTTCAATCGGAACAACGCGACCATTCTCTTGGTATGCTTCAGCAGCTAGAATCGAAAGCTGAGGGCTTGAAAGGCGGCTTGGGAGTAATGGATCGTTAAAGGTTGTTTTGATCTCAACAGTTAGATCATCAAGCTTACGAACTTCCCATTCGATACCGTCCAAAATACGTGGTTTTGGTGCGGCCTCTAACGCTTTATTTAAGCTGTTCACTACTGAGTTTGCATCCAGTGTGTCGCCATTATGAAATTGAACATTTTCACGAACTGTGAACTGCCAAGTCATATCATCAACTTGCTTCCAGCTCGTCGCCAGCATTGGCTCTGCATTGCCCCCGTCATTTAGATTGACTAACGTCTCAGCTGTGCTCCAACGCGATAGTTTGAACGCATCATCAGACAAAGGTGACAAACCAGTGCGTGGCGGCTGCATCATGGCAAGACGAATTTCAGATTTCTCAACCGACGTTGTTTGTTCTGGTGTATCCGAGCCAAAGCAGCCCATTAGCGGAACAGACAGCGCGAGTGAAATAGCAAGCTTAAGGGTATTTGCTTTCATAATTTATAGTATTTCCATCGGTCAATAATCAGCGTATTAGGCTGTAATTAGATTTTGTGCTTTGAGCAATGCATGACTTATCTCATGCTTCGGATTTGTCATCATTTCTTGAGTCGGGCTATGCTCTACCATCTCTCCCTTGTCTAAAACAAGAATTTCATCGCATAGAGTATTGGCGGCAGCGAGATCGTGCGTAACAAGGATCAGCAACATGTTTCGATCGCGCTGCAGTGTTTTGATAAGCTCAAGTATATTCTGACGATTGATTGGGTCTAAGCTGCTGGTTGGTTCATCAGCAACAAGCACGCAAGGCTCGACCACCAGCGCACGTGCAATGGCAACTCGTTGAGCCTGACCAACTGAAAGCTGGCGAGGATAGAGATCTAACACGCCATCGTGCAGACCAACATCAGCAATCGTCTTAACGAGTTTTGACTCATGCTTACCACCAAAACCCAAATTGATGAGTGGCTCAGTCAATATCTCTCGCACCGTAAAGTAAGGGTTGAGACTCGTATGAGGCTCTTGCGGCACTAATTGAATGTGCTTACACAGCTTCTGTCTCTGCTGATTTGTCAAAGTCGATAGCGAGTAGTCACAAACATAGATCTCTCCATGGCTCGGCTTTCTAAGCCCGAACAAGAGTTCAATCAAGGTTGATTTACCTGCTCCTGACGGGCCGACGATCGCCAGATTTTTGGCATCAATGTGCAAATTTAACTGACTTAGCGCTTTAAATACTTCGCCACCTAACCAAGTTGGTCGTGAATGGTAATGCACACTGACATTGTCAAAGTGCACCTGAGCGGAAGTAGAATGGGAGTGAGTGTTCATTTTGCTTAGTTCATCAACTGTTTCATGGTTTGACAAAACGCATGTTCGTTCTGAATAACTTCTTCAGGTGTTCCTAGTGCCACCATTTGCCCGTCTGAAATAACCAACAGTTTGTCGCATTGCATTGCTGAAGCTAAGTCATGAGTAATCAAGACACCCGCGAGGTTTCTCTGCTTCACATTGCGACGAAATAATTTGAGGATCTCTTGTTCAGTAATTGGGTCAAGCGCACTCGTTGGCTCATCAGCAATAATGAGGTGTGTACTATTGAGCAAAGCAATTGCGATGCAGATACGTTGGCGTTGCCCACCTGAAAGTTGACTAGGATACTTTTTGAGTGTCTGTTGCGGATTATCAAACCCAAGTTGCTGCAGAAGATCCAGCACTTGCTGCTGTTCTGAGCGCTTGAGTTTCGTTCTCGATGAAGTCAAGGTTAAGGCTAATTGTGCCTCAACACTCGCCAGCGGGTTCAAAGCTTGCAACGCATCTTGAAATATCACGCCTGGTCGTTGTTGTGGTTTGCGCAGCAACAAAGGCAAATGCCCGACTTCAACGTCAGATAAGCGAATACTCCCCTCCATCTGAATCTCGTTAGGAAGAAAGCCCGCAATTGCGCGGGAAAGCATCGACTTACCGGTTCC
Protein-coding sequences here:
- a CDS encoding ABC transporter substrate-binding protein translates to MKANTLKLAISLALSVPLMGCFGSDTPEQTTSVEKSEIRLAMMQPPRTGLSPLSDDAFKLSRWSTAETLVNLNDGGNAEPMLATSWKQVDDMTWQFTVRENVQFHNGDTLDANSVVNSLNKALEAAPKPRILDGIEWEVRKLDDLTVEIKTTFNDPLLPSRLSSPQLSILAAEAYQENGRVVPIEVGTGPFVLTEIQGATSATLQRFDAYWGEKAKVETIIADYVPDGFARAAALRTGEADVVEAVPISQIAMIDSELLHEVSMPRTNTLYLNNQSEVFSKLEMRKTAAAAVDRKQIVETVYENHADVANGLLGPALPWASPLRSERAPIEEGLKASGEKIVIGTFTDRAELSEVAALLKQQLEAVGFEVELDIREYAQIENDALAGRFDAFILSRATVLDSGDPVAYMQSDFGCEGSFNLGQFCAQDVDAALDHADLQELGAPRQQAIIEAEKAILDHYAAIPLLHERVIQGESLRVSNAKRDPAERRLVDQKTEVK
- a CDS encoding ABC transporter ATP-binding protein, which produces MNTHSHSTSAQVHFDNVSVHYHSRPTWLGGEVFKALSQLNLHIDAKNLAIVGPSGAGKSTLIELLFGLRKPSHGEIYVCDYSLSTLTNQQRQKLCKHIQLVPQEPHTSLNPYFTVREILTEPLINLGFGGKHESKLVKTIADVGLHDGVLDLYPRQLSVGQAQRVAIARALVVEPCVLVADEPTSSLDPINRQNILELIKTLQRDRNMLLILVTHDLAAANTLCDEILVLDKGEMVEHSPTQEMMTNPKHEISHALLKAQNLITA
- a CDS encoding ATP-binding cassette domain-containing protein, whose translation is MTSSLLSIRNLSLNSPTRTIVQSLNVTLDAGEVMAVMGPSGTGKSMLSRAIAGFLPNEIQMEGSIRLSDVEVGHLPLLLRKPQQRPGVIFQDALQALNPLASVEAQLALTLTSSRTKLKRSEQQQVLDLLQQLGFDNPQQTLKKYPSQLSGGQRQRICIAIALLNSTHLIIADEPTSALDPITEQEILKLFRRNVKQRNLAGVLITHDLASAMQCDKLLVISDGQMVALGTPEEVIQNEHAFCQTMKQLMN